A region from the Desulfuromonas sp. TF genome encodes:
- a CDS encoding DASS family sodium-coupled anion symporter, whose amino-acid sequence MMTAVWNRLWQMHDETKALVLFSPKALFKKIKGENLQFSRGRLERDVDLADEFEEAPAEHSRRIQSGPGGIEEGEPREYTRRQQIGLFLGPILFALMLVAPTPAGMEPIAQKMAAVAMLMATWWMCESIPIPATSLLPIALFPMLGIMPTGKATAPYASHLIYLFMGGFIIALSMQRWNLHRRIAMNIVKIVGFSPGRLIFGFMAATAALSAFVSNTATTVMMMPIGLAIITHVIEEGKKEGLDREIDFSPDKFAFGLNLMLGIAYAASIGGIATLIGTPPNTILAGYLQKTYGYEITFAVWMKVGVPLVLVMLPLCWLWLTRVANPMKLKKVPGGRDMINRELRQMGSMNTGERWTALVFLLTALAWIFRKNIDFLFPDPKMVTDAAIAMTGAIVLFLIPINLKKNEFVMDWHWASKMPWGVLILFGGGLAMAAGFKDTKLADWIGSQVGLLSNAPILILVIAVTTLIIFLTELTSNTATAAMVMPILSAVAIGLGQSPLLLIVPAAIAASCAFMLPVATPPNAIVFGSGYVTIPQMVKSGFGLNIIGIALTVVVTYLLVLPMFGVMLNEVPAWAQLVVK is encoded by the coding sequence ATGATGACAGCAGTCTGGAACCGTCTCTGGCAAATGCATGATGAGACCAAGGCCCTCGTCCTGTTCAGCCCCAAGGCCCTTTTCAAAAAGATCAAGGGAGAAAACCTCCAGTTCAGCAGAGGCCGTCTGGAACGAGACGTCGACCTGGCTGACGAATTTGAGGAGGCGCCGGCGGAGCACTCCCGCCGCATCCAGTCGGGTCCTGGGGGAATAGAGGAGGGAGAGCCCCGGGAATACACCAGACGCCAACAGATCGGTCTTTTCCTGGGCCCCATCCTGTTTGCCCTGATGCTGGTGGCCCCCACGCCGGCCGGCATGGAGCCGATTGCCCAGAAGATGGCGGCCGTAGCCATGCTGATGGCTACCTGGTGGATGTGCGAATCGATTCCCATTCCGGCGACGAGCCTCCTGCCGATCGCCCTTTTCCCTATGCTGGGGATCATGCCCACAGGCAAGGCCACGGCTCCCTACGCCAGTCATCTTATCTATCTCTTCATGGGGGGCTTCATCATCGCCCTGTCCATGCAGCGCTGGAACCTGCACCGGCGCATCGCCATGAATATTGTCAAAATAGTGGGCTTTTCGCCGGGACGGCTGATCTTCGGCTTCATGGCTGCGACCGCCGCACTCTCCGCTTTCGTCTCCAATACAGCCACCACCGTCATGATGATGCCTATCGGCCTGGCCATCATCACGCACGTCATCGAGGAAGGTAAGAAGGAAGGTCTCGACCGGGAGATCGATTTTTCCCCCGACAAGTTCGCCTTCGGCCTCAACCTCATGCTCGGCATCGCCTATGCCGCCTCCATCGGCGGAATCGCCACCCTGATAGGCACCCCTCCCAACACCATTCTGGCCGGATATCTGCAGAAGACCTACGGGTACGAGATCACCTTCGCAGTCTGGATGAAAGTGGGGGTTCCCCTGGTGCTGGTGATGCTGCCGCTGTGCTGGCTGTGGCTGACCCGGGTGGCTAATCCGATGAAACTGAAGAAAGTACCGGGCGGCCGCGACATGATTAATCGGGAATTGCGGCAGATGGGATCCATGAACACCGGCGAACGATGGACTGCGCTGGTCTTCCTGCTGACCGCCTTGGCCTGGATTTTCCGCAAGAATATCGATTTCCTCTTCCCTGATCCCAAGATGGTGACCGACGCCGCCATCGCCATGACCGGGGCCATCGTCCTTTTCCTCATTCCGATCAATCTGAAAAAGAATGAATTCGTCATGGATTGGCATTGGGCCTCCAAAATGCCCTGGGGAGTGCTCATCCTCTTCGGCGGCGGTCTCGCCATGGCCGCCGGCTTCAAGGATACCAAGCTGGCCGACTGGATCGGATCCCAGGTGGGCCTGCTGAGCAACGCCCCGATCCTGATCCTGGTCATTGCCGTGACCACCCTGATCATCTTCCTGACGGAGCTGACCTCCAATACCGCCACCGCGGCCATGGTCATGCCGATCCTCTCGGCGGTCGCCATCGGCCTCGGCCAGAGCCCTCTGTTGCTGATCGTCCCGGCCGCTATCGCCGCTTCCTGCGCCTTCATGCTGCCGGTGGCCACCCCGCCCAACGCCATTGTCTTCGGTTCCGGCTATGTCACCATCCCGCAGATGGTCAAGAGCGGCTTCGGGCTCAATATCATCGGCATCGCCCTGACCGTGGTCGTCACCTATCTCCTGGTGCTTCCCATGTTCGGCGTGATGCTCAACGAAGTGCCCGCCTGGGCTCAGCTCGTCGTAAAGTAA
- a CDS encoding ATP-dependent DNA helicase, with translation MSAATKLITISLRDFALPVPRTGSIEAHSGYGCSAADGQEIHVRVQKKREKDDPLYQSEVAISSLFDREEYRFRIDGRMDGLFKHDLPKIEEIKSGFNIPELGRRLADNPMDHPYGLQLLTYGYFYWREHGVPPALSFHLVSSRSGESQDLDVTLDLPLYEQWLNSRLDELVVDARRAKKRAARRRKIASRFMFPFPNPRPGQVELMQEIEQGMTEGRPVLVQAPTGLGKTVGVLYPVLREALSRGQKTVYVTPKNSQHSVAEDAVTRFQGTGALVKSLSITAKAKICFKDEPLCSPEYCEYARDYYAKVQAHELVEILARKRKLKARTFRDLGEQYQVCPFELQLEGAQEADVVICDYNYVFAPRSALGRVTDLGIDQAGKPSLVIDEAHNLPARAMDYYSPGLSSVTLERMREEIRDLPARFRREAEELLDGCIRAVESCRQGERPGPMRIDPPGDCFLEQDARLRAFLSRYLDSDVEIKNKDVVLRLCFYWSEFTEMLEYAGDPGRQEFFTTFHPHPTGGTIKISCCDASAMLKDCYGEYEQVAGFSATLKPFDYYVRLSGLDAERVRTAEFESPFPTEKRKLLIIPQISTRYSRRESNYARIADAVERITVLRRGNYFVFLPSFDFLERVAALFRVPEGFTVLRQERGMKASAVETVVDSLRNPEDPTIVFAVQGGSFAEGMDYAGDMVIGAFVVGPPLPSYDLEREQMKEYYQRKYGAGFDYAYVIPAMAKAIQAAGRVIRSETDRGLIVLMDSRFIEPGYTRSMPADWFESDATELVSGSILREIADFWGA, from the coding sequence GTGAGTGCTGCGACGAAACTCATCACGATCTCTCTGCGCGATTTTGCCCTGCCGGTACCCCGTACCGGAAGCATTGAAGCTCATTCGGGGTATGGATGCTCAGCCGCCGATGGGCAGGAGATCCATGTCCGCGTGCAGAAGAAGAGGGAGAAGGACGATCCCCTGTACCAGTCCGAAGTGGCGATAAGCTCTCTGTTCGATCGGGAGGAGTATCGCTTCCGGATCGACGGCCGGATGGATGGTCTCTTCAAGCACGATCTGCCGAAGATCGAGGAAATCAAATCCGGTTTCAACATCCCGGAGCTTGGACGCCGGCTCGCTGACAACCCGATGGACCACCCCTATGGCCTGCAGCTTCTGACCTACGGATACTTCTACTGGCGCGAGCACGGCGTCCCTCCCGCACTTTCCTTCCACCTCGTCTCCTCCCGCAGCGGCGAATCCCAAGATCTCGACGTTACCCTCGATCTCCCCCTTTATGAACAATGGCTGAACTCCCGTCTCGACGAGCTCGTGGTGGACGCAAGACGGGCGAAAAAGCGTGCGGCCAGGCGGCGGAAAATCGCGTCCCGCTTCATGTTTCCCTTCCCGAACCCGCGACCCGGTCAGGTCGAACTTATGCAGGAGATCGAGCAGGGAATGACGGAGGGGAGACCAGTTCTAGTCCAAGCCCCTACCGGGCTCGGGAAAACCGTCGGAGTCCTCTATCCCGTGCTCCGGGAAGCGCTGAGCCGGGGGCAGAAAACGGTCTACGTCACACCGAAAAACAGCCAGCACTCGGTTGCCGAGGACGCGGTCACCCGTTTTCAGGGGACAGGCGCGCTCGTCAAATCCCTTTCGATCACGGCAAAAGCCAAAATCTGCTTCAAGGACGAGCCGCTGTGCAGCCCCGAATACTGTGAGTACGCCCGTGATTATTACGCGAAGGTCCAGGCTCACGAGCTTGTCGAGATCCTGGCGCGAAAGAGGAAGCTGAAGGCCCGCACCTTTCGCGATCTGGGCGAGCAATACCAGGTCTGTCCCTTCGAATTGCAGCTGGAAGGCGCCCAGGAGGCGGATGTCGTCATCTGCGACTACAACTACGTCTTCGCTCCGCGTTCGGCGCTGGGCCGCGTGACGGACCTCGGCATCGATCAGGCCGGAAAGCCCAGCCTGGTGATCGATGAAGCCCATAATCTCCCCGCCCGGGCCATGGACTATTACTCTCCGGGCCTCTCCTCCGTCACGCTGGAGAGGATGCGTGAAGAGATCCGCGACCTCCCGGCCCGCTTCCGGCGCGAGGCGGAGGAGCTTCTAGACGGCTGCATCCGGGCAGTGGAGTCCTGCCGCCAGGGTGAAAGACCAGGGCCGATGCGGATCGATCCGCCGGGAGATTGCTTTCTCGAACAGGATGCCAGGCTTCGCGCCTTTTTGTCCCGCTACCTCGACTCCGACGTGGAGATAAAGAATAAGGATGTGGTCCTGCGCCTCTGCTTTTACTGGTCTGAGTTCACGGAAATGCTGGAGTACGCCGGCGATCCCGGCAGACAGGAGTTCTTCACCACCTTTCATCCCCATCCGACCGGCGGCACAATCAAGATCAGCTGCTGCGATGCCTCTGCCATGCTGAAGGATTGCTATGGGGAATACGAGCAGGTGGCTGGGTTCTCGGCAACGCTGAAACCTTTCGATTATTACGTGCGGCTCTCCGGTCTGGATGCGGAGAGAGTGAGGACGGCGGAATTCGAAAGCCCCTTTCCGACGGAGAAGCGAAAGCTTCTGATCATTCCTCAGATCTCCACGAGATACTCCCGCCGCGAAAGCAATTATGCCAGGATCGCCGATGCCGTAGAACGAATAACGGTATTGCGCCGCGGCAACTATTTCGTGTTCCTCCCCAGCTTCGACTTCCTTGAAAGAGTGGCCGCTCTCTTTCGAGTCCCTGAAGGCTTCACCGTGCTGAGGCAGGAACGGGGGATGAAGGCCTCCGCCGTAGAGACCGTCGTCGACAGTCTGCGAAACCCTGAGGATCCCACGATTGTCTTTGCCGTGCAGGGAGGTTCGTTCGCCGAGGGGATGGACTACGCTGGGGACATGGTCATCGGGGCCTTTGTGGTCGGGCCGCCGCTGCCCAGTTATGATCTCGAACGAGAGCAGATGAAGGAATATTATCAGCGGAAGTACGGCGCCGGATTCGATTACGCCTATGTGATACCCGCCATGGCCAAGGCGATTCAGGCCGCCGGAAGAGTGATCCGCTCCGAGACCGACCGCGGGCTGATTGTCCTCATGGACAGCCGGTTCATTGAACCGGGCTACACCCGATCCATGCCGGCCGACTGGTTCGAATCCGATGCGACGGAACTGGTTTCCGGCAGCATCCTGAGGGAGATTGCTGATTTCTGGGGAGCTTAG
- a CDS encoding sigma-54 dependent transcriptional regulator, which yields MVNILIVDDEAFIRENLERILAEDGYRPFSTESGAEAVKKVSEEDVDLVLLDLNLAGKSGLDVLRELKEIDPEVLVIIITGYGTVESAVEALKMGAYDYMKKPFKADAIRLIVKLALETQSLRREVRHLRRDAKDKDLLDSADMVGSSPALLQVYRQIREVSKHETATVLITGESGTGKELVARGIHNLSPRKERPFVEINCGSLPFNLLETELFGHERGAFTDAKNRKIGLFEESNGGTIFLDEIGEMDMNLQVKLLRVLEDRKIRRLGGNRNIDIDARVIAATNRNLKEAIEDKTFREDLYYRLNVFPIHISPLRDRREDIPPLLDYFIKRFSREFNKRIREISRDALDLLIRYHWPGNVRELRNVVERICIMHNAEVIKPDFLPGEIWGEAPRREAPCSYDIPPEGIMLEEMIGEIEKDLIEKAVRITGGNVAKTARLLNVPRGTLRYKLEKYGVAGEG from the coding sequence ATGGTAAACATATTGATCGTCGATGATGAAGCCTTTATCCGCGAGAATCTGGAACGCATTCTGGCGGAGGACGGTTATCGCCCATTTTCGACGGAGAGCGGCGCCGAAGCCGTAAAAAAAGTCAGCGAGGAGGATGTGGACCTGGTCCTTCTTGATCTGAATCTGGCCGGCAAAAGCGGTCTCGACGTTCTTCGCGAGCTCAAGGAGATCGATCCCGAGGTTCTGGTGATCATCATTACCGGTTACGGGACGGTGGAAAGCGCCGTAGAGGCTCTCAAGATGGGGGCTTACGACTACATGAAGAAGCCCTTCAAGGCGGACGCCATCCGACTGATCGTCAAGCTTGCCCTTGAAACCCAGAGTCTGCGCAGGGAGGTCCGGCACCTGCGGCGCGACGCCAAGGACAAGGACCTCCTCGATTCGGCCGACATGGTCGGCTCCAGTCCCGCGCTGCTTCAGGTGTATCGCCAGATTCGGGAAGTGTCCAAGCATGAGACGGCGACCGTCCTTATCACCGGCGAGAGCGGTACCGGCAAGGAACTGGTTGCCCGGGGCATTCACAACCTGTCGCCGCGAAAGGAGCGCCCTTTTGTCGAAATCAATTGCGGCTCACTTCCCTTCAACCTGCTCGAAACCGAACTCTTCGGCCACGAGCGGGGCGCCTTCACCGACGCCAAGAACCGCAAAATAGGTCTTTTCGAGGAATCAAACGGCGGGACCATCTTTCTCGATGAGATCGGGGAAATGGACATGAATCTTCAGGTAAAGCTTTTGAGGGTTCTGGAGGACAGGAAGATCCGGCGCCTCGGGGGCAACCGTAATATCGACATCGATGCGCGGGTTATCGCCGCGACCAACCGAAACCTGAAAGAGGCGATCGAAGACAAAACTTTCCGCGAAGATCTCTATTACCGCCTCAATGTTTTCCCCATACATATTTCGCCACTGCGCGATCGGCGGGAGGATATCCCGCCTCTGCTCGATTATTTCATCAAACGCTTCAGCCGCGAATTCAACAAGCGGATCCGGGAGATTTCCCGCGACGCCCTCGACTTGCTTATACGCTATCACTGGCCGGGGAACGTCCGCGAGCTTCGGAACGTGGTCGAGAGAATCTGCATCATGCACAATGCGGAAGTGATCAAACCGGACTTTCTGCCCGGCGAAATATGGGGGGAGGCGCCGCGCCGGGAGGCGCCCTGTTCCTATGACATCCCTCCCGAGGGGATCATGCTTGAAGAAATGATCGGAGAGATTGAAAAGGATCTGATCGAAAAGGCGGTAAGGATCACCGGCGGCAATGTGGCCAAAACGGCCCGTTTGCTCAATGTCCCCCGCGGGACCCTGCGCTATAAACTGGAAAAGTACGGGGTGGCCGGAGAAGGCTGA
- the hypF gene encoding carbamoyltransferase HypF: MSDLQRRRIEIEGIVQGVGFRPFVYQTALKWGIAGWVRNDSRGVTVEAEGEMKRLARFLWALREEIPPLASISRFEVAGVPVSGETDFVIRKSEGEAAKTAQISPDTFVCPDCLDELFEPQNRRYRYPFINCTNCGPRYSIVMAIPYDRPNTTMADFPLCPACRAEYDDPSSRRFHAQPNACPECGPRLSLLDKKGRRMSAEDPIAATAELLRRGKIVAIKGIGGYHLAVDAMNDDAVRKLRRRKARDEKPFALMSWSSAQVLEYAHAEVDELRLLSGVERPIVLLRQRAGHPLSATIAPRNRYFGVMLPYAPLHYLLLKDSFLALVMTSGNLSDEPIVFEDGEAVVRLGGIADAVLTHDRRIHTRTDDSIARVMAGKALLLRRSRGFVPRGVFLSKDQPSVLAVGAELKNAVCLTQDNRAYLSQHVGDLKNAEACGSFERTIEHLQGILEVRPRIVAHDLHPDYHSTRYAEGLEGVRRVAVQHHHAHLASCLAEHGAEGEAIGVIFDGIGYGDDGHIWGGEFLMGDCAGYRRAGHFAYVPMPGGDAATKEPWRMALSYLHLAYGRDLPELPVVEEIPERERTLLLQMIEKGINAPLTSSCGRLFDAVAALAGIRSRISYEGQAALELEMAVEGEGEAGFYPYDIDHAGECYIIEQAAAIRAIVDDLRGGVAAGVVSARFHNTLAAVIAETCALLRGDTGLSRVALSGGVFQNRYLTEKSVQILRRAGFEVLTHSLVPPNDGGLALGQAVIAGHACR; the protein is encoded by the coding sequence ATGTCCGATCTGCAGCGCAGGCGCATCGAAATCGAAGGAATCGTTCAGGGAGTCGGTTTTCGTCCCTTTGTCTATCAGACCGCGCTGAAATGGGGAATTGCCGGTTGGGTGCGCAACGACAGCCGGGGCGTCACCGTGGAGGCGGAAGGGGAAATGAAAAGGCTGGCCCGTTTTCTCTGGGCCCTGCGGGAGGAGATTCCGCCCCTGGCTTCCATCTCCCGATTTGAGGTCGCCGGAGTCCCGGTGAGCGGCGAGACCGATTTCGTCATCCGCAAAAGCGAAGGGGAGGCGGCCAAGACGGCCCAGATCTCCCCCGATACCTTCGTCTGCCCCGACTGCCTCGACGAACTGTTCGAGCCCCAAAACCGTCGTTATCGCTACCCCTTCATCAATTGCACCAATTGCGGACCGCGATACAGCATCGTCATGGCGATCCCCTACGATCGTCCCAACACCACCATGGCCGATTTCCCTCTGTGTCCGGCCTGCCGCGCCGAGTACGACGATCCGTCCTCGCGCCGCTTCCACGCCCAGCCCAACGCTTGTCCCGAATGCGGTCCCCGCCTCTCTCTTCTCGACAAGAAGGGGAGAAGGATGTCTGCGGAAGATCCGATTGCGGCGACGGCCGAACTGCTGCGCCGGGGGAAGATCGTGGCGATCAAGGGGATAGGAGGGTATCATCTCGCCGTCGATGCGATGAACGATGACGCTGTTCGGAAACTGCGCCGGCGCAAGGCGCGGGACGAGAAGCCTTTCGCCCTGATGTCCTGGTCGAGCGCCCAAGTTCTCGAGTACGCCCATGCCGAGGTGGACGAACTGCGCCTTCTCTCCGGTGTCGAGCGCCCCATCGTTCTGCTGAGGCAGAGGGCGGGACATCCTCTCTCGGCGACTATCGCCCCGCGAAACCGTTATTTCGGCGTGATGCTCCCTTATGCTCCCCTGCATTATCTGCTGCTCAAAGACTCCTTCCTCGCCTTGGTCATGACCAGCGGCAACCTCTCCGACGAACCGATCGTCTTCGAGGACGGCGAGGCCGTCGTACGCCTCGGGGGCATCGCCGATGCGGTCCTCACCCACGACCGGCGCATCCATACCCGCACCGACGACTCCATCGCCCGGGTGATGGCCGGTAAAGCCCTGCTGCTGCGCCGCTCCCGGGGGTTTGTGCCGCGCGGCGTTTTTCTCTCCAAGGACCAGCCTTCGGTTCTGGCGGTGGGGGCGGAGCTCAAGAACGCCGTCTGCCTCACCCAGGACAACCGGGCCTATCTGAGCCAGCACGTCGGCGACCTGAAGAATGCAGAAGCTTGCGGCTCCTTCGAAAGGACGATCGAACATCTGCAGGGGATCCTCGAGGTGCGTCCGCGGATCGTCGCTCACGATCTGCATCCCGATTACCATTCCACCCGCTACGCCGAGGGGCTCGAGGGGGTGCGCCGGGTGGCGGTGCAGCACCACCACGCCCACCTGGCGAGCTGCCTGGCCGAACACGGTGCCGAAGGAGAGGCGATCGGGGTCATCTTCGACGGCATCGGATACGGCGACGACGGCCATATCTGGGGGGGTGAGTTCCTGATGGGGGATTGCGCCGGATACCGGCGGGCGGGGCATTTCGCCTATGTGCCGATGCCCGGAGGCGACGCGGCCACAAAGGAGCCCTGGCGCATGGCCCTCAGCTACCTCCACCTCGCCTACGGTCGAGACCTGCCGGAATTGCCGGTGGTGGAGGAAATTCCCGAAAGGGAACGCACGCTGCTGCTGCAGATGATCGAGAAGGGAATCAACGCCCCTCTTACCTCGAGCTGCGGGCGCCTTTTCGATGCCGTGGCGGCGCTGGCGGGAATCCGCAGCCGGATCAGCTATGAAGGGCAGGCGGCGCTGGAACTGGAGATGGCGGTCGAGGGGGAAGGGGAGGCGGGGTTCTATCCCTATGACATCGACCATGCCGGGGAGTGCTACATCATCGAGCAGGCCGCTGCTATCCGGGCAATCGTGGACGACCTGCGTGGCGGCGTGGCGGCGGGGGTGGTCAGCGCCCGCTTCCACAACACCCTTGCCGCCGTCATCGCCGAGACCTGCGCGCTCCTGCGCGGCGACACCGGCCTGTCCCGCGTCGCCCTCTCAGGCGGCGTTTTCCAGAACCGCTATCTCACGGAAAAGAGCGTGCAGATCCTTCGGCGCGCCGGCTTCGAAGTGCTCACCCACTCCCTTGTTCCCCCCAACGACGGCGGCCTGGCCCTCGGACAGGCGGTGATCGCAGGACATGCCTGCCGGTGA